A stretch of DNA from Acidobacteriota bacterium:
CGCGTCCAGTCCAACTGCTTCGCCAACGTGCCGACGCGACCGACGTGCGGCTCGATGACGTCGGGCACGAGCGACCCGGCCCGGCACAGCGCGACGAGATCCTCGCGCCGGAACACCTGATGCCAGCGCGGGCGCGCCAGGCCGCTCACGAACGGCGCCTCCGCGGCGCAGCGCGGCACGAGCGCCACCAGCCGTCCACCCGGTGCGAGCCACCGGCGCATGTTCACGAACAGCGGCTCGGTGCCCGCGAGCGTCGCTCCGTAATGGGCGGAGCAGATGGACAGCACCACGTCGAATCGATCCTTCGGCGCGAACTCGTCGAACGCGCACGCCTCGAACGAGACGTTCGGCCGGCCGCGCATCGCGAGCCGCTCGCGGGCCCGTGCGAGGGCGCTCTCGTCACGATCGATGCCGACGACCGTCCATGCCGGCCGGCGCGTCGCGATCTCCTCCGCCCAAACGCCGTCGCCGCAGCCCGCGTCGAGCAGACGCAAGCGACCTGGGCCGAGCGCGGCCAGGTGCGGCCACACGGCACGCCACTTCTGATAGAAGTGCAGGTCGGCGAACCGACGGCCGCGGACGTACCACTCACGCACCGGCAGCGCCATGGTCTTCACCCGCGCGGCGACGCCCCGCCCGCCGCGGTGCGCACGACGGTCCGCCGGCCGACCGACGCAGCGGCGTGCCGATCGATGCACGCCCGGTAGAAGTCGATATTTCGATCGAGCAGCCGATCCACGGTGAATTGCCCCTCGATCGTGGCCCGGCCGCGGTCGCCGTACGCCCGTGCGTCGGCCTCGCAGGTCAGCAGCCGAGTGATCGCCTCGGCGATCTCCGAGGGCCGGCCGGGGTTGACGGTCAACCCATCCACGCCGTGCGTGATCAACTCAGGGCCGCTCCCGAGCGCGCTGCCGATCGTGGGACATCCGGTGGCCATGGCTTCGAGCGGCGCAATCGCAAACGCTTCGGCGAACGACGGAAAGACGGCCGCCCGTGCGCGTCCGAGCGCGGCGGCGACTTCTTCTCTCGTGACGTGTCCGTGGAACGTGACGCTCGCCGCCGCCGCGCCGAGGCGCGCTTCGAGCACCCGCCGCATCGATTCGCCGGCCGTCGTCTCGCCATCTTTTCCGAAGACGTGGAGCCGAGCCTCGGGCACGCCCGCGAGGACGGCAGGCCACGCGGTCATCAAGGGCTCCACGCCCTTCTTCGGCGTCAACGTTCCCGAGAAGACCACCGTGTGCGGATCGCGCTCGCTCCACGCCGCAGCACCGGCCGGCGCGACCGGATTCGGCAGGATGGCATCGGCCGGACGCCCGAGATCGAACAGCGCGCGCGTGCGCTCCGCGGTGTAGCGGCTGACGGAACAGACGCCGTCGGTGCGCCGCAGCGAACGCCCTTCGAAATGCCAGGCCGACCGCCGCGGCGTCCGGCCCATCTCGACCGCGAAGTACGACGAGGATCCGTTCAGCCTCGCGACGACCGGCACCGGCAGCGCGGGCCAATACGCGGCCCAGCCCTGGTAGTCCGGCACCTCGACGAGATCCACGACGCCGTCGCGCGCGAGCGCCGCGACGTGCCGATAGAGCGCCCACCTCGCCCGCGGTCCCGACAGCGCGCCGTTCGGCTCCGCGAGCCGCGAGACCAGCACGCCGTGATCGTCTTCATCGACCCGCTCGGATCGTCCGGCGTAGATGCCGACGACGCGCACGTGATGGCCGGCGGCCGCGAGCGCGCGACCGAGCGTCTGTACCATCGAGCCAATGCCGCCGTGCCGGCCGGGCGGGTACTCCCCGCAGACGAAGCAGATGCGCATCGACTCGATCAGGACGCCGCGGCGGCCGCCATCGCCGGGACGTTCGACGCCCGCGCGGCCGTCGTACCTGCTCCCGCAATCTCGATCAGCGTGTCGACCACACGGCGGCTCGACTGGCCCGGCGGCACGCTCAATTGCAGGTCCAGCAGGCGCTTCCGGTTCTCCGCATGTAGCCCGGGATTCGCCAGGTACGTGTTCACGTGCGCGGTCAGCTCGTCCTTGGAGCGCGCGAACAGCGCAGCTTGGAGCTCGATGACGGGCCGGTAGTGCTCGAACTGGTAGTAGTAGTCCCAGAGCCGGTACGGGAACGGCGGAGGGCTCGCGACGTCGAACGCGATGTTGACCACCGGTCGATGGTGAATCGCGAAGTCGAGCGTCATCGTCGACGCGACGCTCACGTTGAGATCCGAATGATGCGCGAGGTTGGCGAGCAGCACCGGATCCTGCGGCTGCGGCAGCACGTGGCTCCAGTCGCCCTCGGTGACCGGCGTCCAGGCCGGCTGCGCGTAGAGGACCTCGGGATAGCGTTCCCGAACGCGTGCGAATCGCCGGCCGTCGACGGTCGGCGTCGGACGGAGCGCGACCTGGGGCCGGCCGTGGATGCGGCCGTCCCGGATCGACTGCAGCAGGATCTCGAGATGGTCGGCGTCTTCCGGCGTGCAGGAGGGATCGCCGGCCGAGAAGCAGATCAGCGGCCGCGCCGGATCGGCGCCGATGCGCGCGAAGAACTCGGCCTTCGAGAGCAGCGGGGCATGCGCGTGCGGGTCGAACTGCGGCGAGCCCACGATGTGGATCCGTTCCGCCGGCACCTCGGGGTAGAACGTGCGCAGCTCACGCTTCATGAGCTCGCTCCACACGAAGTAGTGATCGAACGGCGCGGCGATGCGGCCCTTGCTCGTCAGATTGTCCCAACTGAAGATGCACGTGGCGGTCGGGATGCCGAGCGACTGCGCCGCGAGCACCGCGGGCAGCACGCCGGTCGGCCGCTGGTTGGAGGAGAGCAGCACGTCTGGCCGCGTGCGCTGCAGCACCTCGCGATAGCGCGCGGTCTCCGGCAGACGGGCCGCGACGGCCGCGAACTTCCGATCGAGCCAGCGCACGGCGCCCACGCCCGCCACCAGGCGGCCCAGCACGCGGGAGGCTTCGGCCGCGACCCGCCTGGCACCGCGGCCGCCGACCGGAATCGCCCGGACGCACCGCATTCCCCAGGTCTGGATCGAGAACATGTGAGCGTAGCTCACCGTGTTGCGCAACAAGTAGAGCGCGGCCGTGTCGCGATACGCCTCGTAGGGCAGCCACTCGGTCTCGTCCCCGGCGTCGTACAGATGCCGGAACGCATCCGGCACCCGATCGAAGACCACGAGCGACAGCCGATCACCGCTCTCCTGCCGGAACGGGCCCAGCAGGAAGTTGCGGATGCCGACGCCATCCGGCAGCAGGAGAGCAACACGCACACGTGGAACGACAGCCGTCGTGACAGGACGATGCATAAGCGTGGGTGGTCTACTTGATCGCCGCGATGCGACCGAGCGCTTTGCGAAGCGGCGTGCGAGTCAGGATGCGCTGGCGCAGCGCCCCGGGCGCATGGCCCACCAGCCGTTCGACGGCGCACACGGGCCGGGCGCTCATGAGGGCCGTATGGCCGGGCCGCTGCACCGGCACCATGACGCGCCGGAACCCGACCTGTCGCAAGAGTCGCGACAGCTCGACGCTCGTGTATTCCTTCAGGTGGAACCCCGTGGCCTGCGCGTCGAAGTACTTCGACACATCGTGCGGTCCCGACAGGCGGTTCGGCGTGAACAGCACGTAGATGCCGCCGGGCCGGAGCGCCCGGTAGATTTCCCTGAGCTGCTCCAGCGCATCGTCGGGATGGAGGTGCTCCATCAATTGGTCGCTGAACGCCAGGTGCACGGAGCCCGGCGGCACGGGGATGTCGCACCCTTTCGAGATGATCAGTTGGCAGTTGTCCGGGAAGACCGCGGTGCTCGTGATCTCGGCCGAGACGTCGACGGCGAACACCTGACGGACGTGCGCCGCCATGGCGATCGACAACTGGCAATCGCCCGCCCCGATTTCGAGGAACGTCCCGTCGGGCCGGGCCAGCGGCCGCAGGAAGCCGAGCTGGCTCGCGACGACCCGCCGGCGCGCGTCCGCATCGAGCGTCAAGAGCGGGTGTTCCGGCACCTGGCGGAACAGCTCGTCGTAGAGCTCGCGGTACAGGTTCAGGCGTTCGGCGCGGGTCGACACGCGCAACCGCTCCGCCAGGCTGCGCTCCACGTCGTAGTGATGGCGCACCTCGTCATAGCGGCCGGCGGGCACCGGCCGGCGCGTGCGATGAGCGTTAGCCACGCTGCACCTTCTCGACCGGCGGCACGTCGACGTCGACCGCGGACTCGTCGTGATCGAAGACGTCGACCTCGTCGGCCTGCGCCGCCGGCATGTAGTACTTCTCGTACGCTCGCTTGTAGTACGGCGAGTAGTAGTACGCGTCGCGCCGGAGATGGACCCGGTTCAGCACCGCCCCGAGAAACGTCGCGTCCGCCGTCTCGAGCTGCTCGAGCGCGTTGAGCGCCGCCGCGCGCGTGGTCGTCTGCGCCCCGACCACGAAGAGGACGGCCGCCGCGCGGTTGGCGACGATGCTCGCATCCGTAACGGCGGCGACGGGCGGCGAATCGAGGATCACCCAGTCGAACCGCTTCAGCAGCGACCCGAGCATGCGCTCGAACCGCGGCGAGCTGAGCAGCTCGGCAGGATTGCCGACCGAGGCGCCGGACGGCATGACGTGCAGCCCTTGCACGGGGCTCTTGCGCAGCACCTCCCACCCCTTGGCCTTGCCGATGAGCAGGTCCGAGAGACCCGGCTCCTTCTCCATCCCGAACATCTCGTGGACCTGCGGCCGCCGCATGTCCACGTCGACGAACGCGACCGTCCGGCCGGTCATCGCCAGCCCGATCGCGAGGTTCGCGGCGACGAGCGTCTTGCCTTCCCCCGGCCCGGTGCTCGTCACGACGATCGACCGCGCCCGGTTCTCCGCCGTGAAGACGACGTTGGTGCGGACGCTTCGAAACGCCTCGGAGAAGAGCGGCGTGTAGGTCTCGCGATCGTGCAGGAGCGGCCGCGTGCCGTCCTTCTCGGTCACCGCCGGGATCATCCCGAGGAACGGCAGCGAGAGGTACGCCTTGATCTCGTCCGGTGTCTTGATGCGATCGTCGACGTACTCGAAGACGAAGGCGAACGCGACGCCGAGGAGCAGGCCGAAGAAGACGGAATACAGCAGGGTCCGGTTGCGCTTGGGCCAGACCGGCGACTGCGGCACCTGCGCCGGATCGATGACGCGCACGTCGCTGGCCTTCAGCTCGCCCGAGATCCCCTTCTCACGCGTCCGCGCGAGCAGGCTGTCGAAGATCTGCCGGTTGGTCGTCACCTCGCGCTCGAGCGCGCTGTAGGTGATGCCGGTCCGGTTCATGTCCATCACTTCGGTCTTCTGTGCCTCGAGCGCCTGCGTGAGGCTGTGCTCCAGCGTGCGGGCGGCGTCGACCTCGACGCCCATCGCTTCGACCTGCTTGGCCAGCTCCTGGCGGAACTTCGCCTCGGCCGCCGCGATCGACGTCCGCAGCTCGACGATGACCGGATTCCGATCGCCGAGCTCCTGCGATCGCTTGCTCAGGTCGCCCTGCAGCCGCGAGATGTCGGCCTTCAGTTGCTGGAGGTACGAGTTCGAGAGGATGGCCGGCAGCGTGTCGAGCGACGCCTCCTGCTTCTGGATCGCGAGCACCTGGTTGTAGACCGCCTCGCGGGCGATGCGATCGCCCTTGGCCTTCGTGACCATCGCGTTCAGATCCGACAGCTTCTGCGCCACGATGTTCTGCCGGTCCTCGAGCGAGACGGCGTCGTTGTTCTCGCGGTACTTCTGCAGCGCCTGCTCGCTCGTGTTGATGCGCTCGCGCTGCGCCGACAACTGCTCGGTCAGCCAGTCGGTCGTCTCCTTCGACGCGCTGATCCGGATCTCGAGGTTCTGATCGATGTAGGCCTTCGCGAGGGCGTTCGCGGCGCCGGCCGCGAACTTCGGATCTCCGGCGCGCACTTTGACGTCGACCAGGCGGCTCGTCTTCACCGGCGAAATCGTCAGGCGCGCGAGCAGCGCATCGATCGCCCGCGTCTGGGCCGGCGTCTCCTGGGTGCCCGCCGACGGCGGCGGCGCGGCAGCCGCGGGCGCGGCCTCGTTCTTCTCTCCACGCAGCCGCTGCACCAGGCGCGTGGCGGCGCGAAACACGCCGGAGAAGATGCTGGTCTGTTCGAGCGTCCCCTGAGCCAGCTCCGGATGGGTCCACGCGTTCATCGCCGCCAGCGTCCGCGATGCCAGCGAGCGGCTCTGCAGAATCGTGTACTGGGTGTTGTAGAAGTCCGTCGTTTCCCGATCCTGCGTGACCCCGGACTGCAGCGAGAAATTCTCCGTGTCGTGTTCGATCAGGAGCTGAACGGTGGCTTCGTAGATGGGCGTCGCGGTCTGGAGGTGCACGACGGCCAGCGTCACGATCACGGCCAGCGTCGCGACCGCCGCCCAGCGGCGCTTGACGAGGATCCGCACGTAGTCGAGCAGGTGCCGATCGAGCGTCGGCGGCCCGGATCGCCCCTCGGCCGACGTTGCGGCCCCGCGCGACTCGGCGAGCGATATCGGCGCCGACGAACGGGAGACGACGCGCATCAGAAGAACTTCTCCGGCACCATGATCGTGTCGTTGGCCTGTACGGTGTCGTTCAGCGTGACCTTGAGCTCGAGCTGTTTGCCGTTCATCGTCCGGACGATCTTGACGCGGCTGGTCGCGCCGCGATCGGTCGCGCCGCCGGCCATCGAGAGGTACTGCAGGACGGTCACGGTTCGGGAATAGCGATAGGGACCGGGGTTCTTCACCTGGCCGAGGATGAAGACCTGCTCGGCGCGGGTGACGAAGATCGTGTCGCCGGCCTGGATTTGCACGTTCTCGGCCAGATTACCCGTCGAGAGCGCGTCGAGGCTCACGCGCCGCACGTCGGCGGCCCCCGCTTGATCGGGACGCACCGGACCACCGGCGGCACCCGCACGCGGTCTCACGATGAGCACTTCGTCGCCCGCATCGGGCTTCGTCGATCCGGCACGCGCCAGCGCCTGGATCAGGGTCTCCTGGCCGCTGAGGTAGAAGCTGCCCGGCTGGTTCACCTCGCCGAGCACGAAGAACTGCTGGCTGCGATACGTCTCGACCGCGATGCTGACCTGCGGATTCCGCAGGTAGTCCGGCGAGAGCAGGCCGGTGAGCGTCATCTCGAGATCCCGCACGCTCAAGCCGCCGGCCTTGACGCGTCCGACCAAGGGAAACGCGAACACGCCGTCGGCTCCGACCGTGTAGCGGCCGGTGAGATCGGGCTGACCGAAGACGGTGATGAGCAGCACGTCGTTCGGCCCAACCTGGTACGCCCGCTCGCTCGCCGACGCCGCCGGCACCTGGGATGGTGCCGGCGCCGATCCTGGTGCGGGCGCCTGCGCGATCGCCGCATCGACGGAGACGGCCGTTGCCGCGATCAGCCACGCCGCACACCACATCCGCCGCAGCGAGAGACGTCGAGAGTGAAACGGCATCTCAGAATTCATAGCTTACCGAGTTCCCGATCTGCCAGGAGGTGTAACTGTGCCCCGGCTCGGCGGATTCGCGGCGAACGCCGCGCGCGTCGACGCCGATCCGCATGCCGCGCGCGAGGTGATAGCCCACGCCGACGCCGCCGCCGGAGAAGCGTTCCGGCCGCGTGCTCGCCACCGGTGTCGTTGCGAGCGTCCGGTACGTCATGCGCTGACGGCTGAGCGACGCCACGACGTCCCAACGACTGCCAATCCGCTCGGTGACGCCGACCGTCACGCCGGATTGCACGAAATACGGACGCGCGAGGTCGTACGAGTACGTCAGATCCCGAGCGAACGCCACGCTGAGCCTGGTCCGCGTCCGAATCACGCTGGCCAACCCGAGGTTGGCCACGAGGCCGCGAAACGCGGGCACGCCGGCTTGCGAGGGCGTCAACGATCGGAAGCCCACGTAGGCGGCGCCGGAGATGAGCGCGGTCCGCGCGAACTCCACGCCGGGCGCGAGCCGAAAGCCGTGCGCGTTCCGCTGCGGCGTGCGCGCGAACTCGTCGCGCAGCCATTCGCCGAGAACGACCACGGTCGTCAGCGGCGTCCGCGCGTAGCGGAGGCTGAGCGATACCGCATCGCCGCGCCGATTCAGCGCCGACGCCAGGCTCGTCCCCTCCACGCGCGCGGCCTCGTCGAACCCGACCGCGGCGCTCAGCAGATCCACTCGGAGCGTCGTCTTCGAGGCGACGCGGAGATCGGCGCCGACGACGACGTCTCGCTGCGATCGATGCACGCGCTCGTTGATCTCGAGACCGGGCCGCTCGCGTGCCTCGGTCGCCACGGCGCTTGCCCTGAGCAACACCCGATTGAACGGCCACTGGAATGCCACCGTCTGGCTGAAATTGCGCGTTCGCTGGTTGGCGTACCGGTGGTAGTAGCCGAAGCTCGGAACGGACGTCGCGGTGAGCTGCCCGCGCGAGAGCCGCATGCGAAGGTCGATGGCTGGCGTCAGCACGAAGGACGTGTCCTGCTTGGGATCGACCGGCTCGTTGAACACGTTGCTGTCGAGACCGAGGTTCGACAGCGTGATCCGCGGAATCACCTGCACGGCCCCGAGCCGTAGCGCTCTCGGCGCGCCGTCGTCCTGCCCTGCCGCCGGTGCCGCCGCGCCGGTGAGCAGGGCGATCAGCACGCCGCCCGCCATGACCGCACGCCCGGCCCGCGGCGGGCGCGACATCCTAGGCGTGCGCCGCGGCGGCGGCGACGACCGGCGGCCGGCCATAGTCGAGCCCGATGCCTTCGTAGCGGGCGAACTCATGACGCTGGAAGACGCGGCGCCCGTCGACGACGACCGGCTGCGGCTCGCGCGCATTGACGAGGCCGGGCAGGCTCGCCAGCTCCGGCCAGGACGTCATGACGACCGCCGCGGCGGCTGTCGCCACGGCCTGCTCGACGCTCGCGGCCAGCTCGATGCGTTCGCCGAAGATGGCGTGGGCCGTCTCGACCGCCGCCGGATCGTAGCCGGTCACGCGCGCGCCTCTATCGAGGAGCGCCGCGATCAGCGGAATCGCGGGCGACTCCCGCATGTCGTCGGTGCCGGGCTTGAACGCGAGCCCCAGCACGGCGATCTCGACGCCCGCGAGCGTCTCGAAGTGCTTGTCCAAGAGCGCGAGCACCCGCAGCGGCTGCTGCCGATTGACGGCGAGCACCGACTCGAGCAGCGACATCGACACGCCGGCGTCGTGCCCGTGAGCCACCAGAGCCTTGACGTCCTTGGGAAAGCAACTGCCTCCGAAGCCGCAGCCCGCCGCCAGGTACCGCAGCACCTCGGGGCCGGCGGGTGCCCCGAGCGGGGTCAACCGGCGATCGAGGTGCACGCCGCGCATCACGTCAACGGCATCGACGTTGCCGATCGCGCCGCACAGGTTCCCGATCTCGTTGCTGAACGAGATGAGCGTTGCGAGCAGGGCGTTCGCGGCGTACTTGATCATCTCGGCCGTTCGCGTGCTCGTGCGCAGCACCGGACAGGGATCGAACGGTGCGTACAACGCTGCGACCGCGGATCCGGTGCGCTCGTCGGCCGCGCCGATGACGAGCCGATCCGGATGGAGGAAGTCGCCGAGCGCCTCGCCCTGACGCAGGAACTCCGGGTTCATCGCCACGCCGAAGTCGACGCCGGCCCGTTTCCGGGACGCCCGCTCCAGGACCGGCATCACGACGTCGTCCGTCGTGCCAGGCACGACGGTGCTCTTGACGACCACGACGTGAAAGGACGGCTTGCTGGCGAGCGCGGCGCCGATCTCCTTGGCCGCCGCGGCCACTTGACGCAGGTCGATGTGCTCGCCGTCGAACGGTGTGCCGACGGCGATGAACGTGATGTCGGTCTCGGCGACGGCACGCGCGAGATCAGTGGTCGCCCTGAGGCGGTCGCCCGCGGCGGCGAGCAAGGCTTCGAGCCCCGGCTCGTAGAAGGGCGCGCGTCCCTCCCGGATGGCATCGACTTTCCGAAGGTCACGGTCGACGCAGGTCACGACGTGCCCTCGCGAGGCGAAGCACGCCCCGGTGACGAGGCCCACGTACCCCGTACCGACGATGGAGACCCGCGCGGCGCTACTTCGCATGAGCGGCATACCAGAGCAGCGACCGGCGAACGCCCTCGGCCAGCGTCACGCGCGGTTCGTAGCCGAGCTCGGCCCGCGCTTTGGCGATCGATGGACAGCGACGGGTCGGGTTGTCCACGAGATACTGCGGATCGCCGCTCACCTCGAACGCGAGGCGTCCCGCATAGCCAAACAGCTCCCGTGCCTGAGCGATGACGAGCTCGGCCAGCTCGCGCATCGTGATTTCAGGCTGCTCGGTGCCGATGTTGTACGCCTCGCCTGCACGGCCGCGCACGAGCACCTTGTAGTAGCCGATGACGGCGTCCGCGACGTAGCAGAACGTCCGCGTCGCCGTGCCGTCCGAGTAGAGCACCACGTCGCGTCCCTGCAACACGCACGACGCGAGATCGGGCAATACCCGCCGGTCGGCGATGTCCAGGCCGGGACCGTAGTTGTTGAACGGGCGCGCGGTCGTGATCGGCAGACCGTGCTGGCGGGCGAAGTTCCAGCACAGCGTCTCGCCGAAGCGCTTGGACTCGTCGTAGCACGCCCGCGGACCGGTGCAGGACACCAAGCCTCGGAAGGTCTCGTCGGTCGGAATCCGATCCGCCGGCGGATCGCCGTAGATCTCGCTGCTGGAGTAGAAGAGAAAGCCGCGGACGCGCCGGTCGGCCGGACGCGCCGCGGCATGGTCGAGCAACCGGCGCAGCCCGTGGATGTTCGCGTCCATCGTCTCGATCGGGTGCTGTCGGTAGAAGGTCGGCGATGCGATGGATGCCGCGTGCACGATGAAGTCGGCGGCGGCGGCGCCCGCCGGCAGCTCGCGCGTGATGTCGTGCTGGACGACCTCGAGCGACGGATCCTGCGCCGCAGCCTGCAGCCAGGCGGGGACGCCTCGGATGTAGTTGTCGTACACGGTCACGCGGATGCGACGTCCCGTCGTCACGTCGCGATTGCGATGGAGCACCGCCTGGACGAGATAGTGTCCGAGAAACCCGGCGCCGCCAGTGATCAGGAGGTGACTCCCGCTCATGGCGTCGAGCTCCTGCGACGCGCCGTCGCAGATGTAGGCAAGGTCGGTCTCGACGACGTCGAGCGTGGCGATCACGATGAGCGACTCCCCTGTTGCGCCCGCTGCGGCGGGAACGTGAACGGCGGCGCCGGGCCGCTGGTCTGCATCCAGCTCCGCAGCGCGCGGCGCAGTCCATCCTCCAGCTCGACGCGCGGCATCCAGCCGGTCAGCCGCCGGACCCGTGCGTTGTCCACGACGAGATCCGGACTGGCGGGCGCCGGCGCGGCGGACTCGGTCACCGTCACCCGCCCGAGCCCCGCCTCGGCCGCGACGCCGGCCAATGTCCTCGCCATCGTGCCGACCGAGGTGCCGACGCCGCTCGACACGTTGAGGATGCGCGAGGCGGTGCCGTCGCCGTCGGTGCAGGCGAGCGCAATCAACGCGGCGGCGGCATCGTCTTCGTACAGAAAGTCCTGCATCGCGCCCAGGTGGCGCAGCACGATCGCGTGGGCCGTCGTCGCCTGCGACAGCGCACGACCGACGAGCGTCGTGGCGTCGAACGATGTGCCGTACACCCAGGAGAGACGGGCGATGTCGCAGCGTACGCCGAGCCGAGACGCGGCCGCCTGCAGCGCCACTTCGGCCGCGAGCTTGCTCGCGGCGTAGACCGTCAGCGGCGCCGCCGGATGATCCTCGGTCACCGGCAGGAACTGCGGGTGGCCGTACACGAGCGCGGTCGAGACGTAGATCAGACGGGAGACCCCGCAGCGATGACACGCGTCCAGCACCTGGACGGCCCCCTGGGTATTGACTTCATAGGCGCGGACGATCTGCCGGCTGAGACATTCGGCCGGGCTGAGGCCTGCCAGGTGGAAGACGACCGAGCAGCCTCGAAAGGCCGCATCCACGGCGGACGGGTCGAGGATGTTGCCGACGAAGTGCCGGACCGACGGCCCGCACAGCGCCGGCTCGAGCACGTCGGGCGACTGGCGCCCGAGCGTCGTGACCCGCTCGACACCCGCATCGAGGAGCGCGGCGACGAGCGGTCGACCGAGCGCGCCTCGTCCTCCCGTGATGGCGACGCGCTTGCCTTCGAGGCGTGCGCGCGGCGATCCGGCCAACCCGGTGGGCATGGCCAACGACGACGGCGCCCCGGCGGATGCGGTCGACTGCTGGTGATGTGAGATGTCTTGCGGCACGATGCGAGGAAGCAACTCGAGTGCGTGTGGGTGCGTAGCTTCGCCCCGTAAGCACGGGTCGCCAAGTTCGCGGCGATCGTGCCCAAGCGTGACGTCGACTCCGTCTGTCTGCGGCTGCCAGGAGCACAGCCGCCTGAGGGGACCAGACGGGATGGTCGTTTCAGCAAGGATCAAGCCAGTGATGCCTCTCGGCGAATCGCGAAACGCCTGGTGAAACGCCATCTCGCAATCGAGATCGGAGGCGCTGCTCACCGCTGA
This window harbors:
- a CDS encoding polysaccharide biosynthesis/export family protein; this encodes MPFHSRRLSLRRMWCAAWLIAATAVSVDAAIAQAPAPGSAPAPSQVPAASASERAYQVGPNDVLLITVFGQPDLTGRYTVGADGVFAFPLVGRVKAGGLSVRDLEMTLTGLLSPDYLRNPQVSIAVETYRSQQFFVLGEVNQPGSFYLSGQETLIQALARAGSTKPDAGDEVLIVRPRAGAAGGPVRPDQAGAADVRRVSLDALSTGNLAENVQIQAGDTIFVTRAEQVFILGQVKNPGPYRYSRTVTVLQYLSMAGGATDRGATSRVKIVRTMNGKQLELKVTLNDTVQANDTIMVPEKFF
- a CDS encoding polysaccharide biosynthesis tyrosine autokinase — translated: MRVVSRSSAPISLAESRGAATSAEGRSGPPTLDRHLLDYVRILVKRRWAAVATLAVIVTLAVVHLQTATPIYEATVQLLIEHDTENFSLQSGVTQDRETTDFYNTQYTILQSRSLASRTLAAMNAWTHPELAQGTLEQTSIFSGVFRAATRLVQRLRGEKNEAAPAAAAPPPSAGTQETPAQTRAIDALLARLTISPVKTSRLVDVKVRAGDPKFAAGAANALAKAYIDQNLEIRISASKETTDWLTEQLSAQRERINTSEQALQKYRENNDAVSLEDRQNIVAQKLSDLNAMVTKAKGDRIAREAVYNQVLAIQKQEASLDTLPAILSNSYLQQLKADISRLQGDLSKRSQELGDRNPVIVELRTSIAAAEAKFRQELAKQVEAMGVEVDAARTLEHSLTQALEAQKTEVMDMNRTGITYSALEREVTTNRQIFDSLLARTREKGISGELKASDVRVIDPAQVPQSPVWPKRNRTLLYSVFFGLLLGVAFAFVFEYVDDRIKTPDEIKAYLSLPFLGMIPAVTEKDGTRPLLHDRETYTPLFSEAFRSVRTNVVFTAENRARSIVVTSTGPGEGKTLVAANLAIGLAMTGRTVAFVDVDMRRPQVHEMFGMEKEPGLSDLLIGKAKGWEVLRKSPVQGLHVMPSGASVGNPAELLSSPRFERMLGSLLKRFDWVILDSPPVAAVTDASIVANRAAAVLFVVGAQTTTRAAALNALEQLETADATFLGAVLNRVHLRRDAYYYSPYYKRAYEKYYMPAAQADEVDVFDHDESAVDVDVPPVEKVQRG
- a CDS encoding UDP-glucose/GDP-mannose dehydrogenase family protein, yielding MRSSAARVSIVGTGYVGLVTGACFASRGHVVTCVDRDLRKVDAIREGRAPFYEPGLEALLAAAGDRLRATTDLARAVAETDITFIAVGTPFDGEHIDLRQVAAAAKEIGAALASKPSFHVVVVKSTVVPGTTDDVVMPVLERASRKRAGVDFGVAMNPEFLRQGEALGDFLHPDRLVIGAADERTGSAVAALYAPFDPCPVLRTSTRTAEMIKYAANALLATLISFSNEIGNLCGAIGNVDAVDVMRGVHLDRRLTPLGAPAGPEVLRYLAAGCGFGGSCFPKDVKALVAHGHDAGVSMSLLESVLAVNRQQPLRVLALLDKHFETLAGVEIAVLGLAFKPGTDDMRESPAIPLIAALLDRGARVTGYDPAAVETAHAIFGERIELAASVEQAVATAAAAVVMTSWPELASLPGLVNAREPQPVVVDGRRVFQRHEFARYEGIGLDYGRPPVVAAAAAHA
- a CDS encoding class I SAM-dependent methyltransferase, translated to MALPVREWYVRGRRFADLHFYQKWRAVWPHLAALGPGRLRLLDAGCGDGVWAEEIATRRPAWTVVGIDRDESALARARERLAMRGRPNVSFEACAFDEFAPKDRFDVVLSICSAHYGATLAGTEPLFVNMRRWLAPGGRLVALVPRCAAEAPFVSGLARPRWHQVFRREDLVALCRAGSLVPDVIEPHVGRVGTLAKQLDWTRAAWVSPAGQAASAMARGLGVLDAAVNTRPRRSLLWVLVARAEDCA
- a CDS encoding outer membrane beta-barrel protein — encoded protein: MSRPPRAGRAVMAGGVLIALLTGAAAPAAGQDDGAPRALRLGAVQVIPRITLSNLGLDSNVFNEPVDPKQDTSFVLTPAIDLRMRLSRGQLTATSVPSFGYYHRYANQRTRNFSQTVAFQWPFNRVLLRASAVATEARERPGLEINERVHRSQRDVVVGADLRVASKTTLRVDLLSAAVGFDEAARVEGTSLASALNRRGDAVSLSLRYARTPLTTVVVLGEWLRDEFARTPQRNAHGFRLAPGVEFARTALISGAAYVGFRSLTPSQAGVPAFRGLVANLGLASVIRTRTRLSVAFARDLTYSYDLARPYFVQSGVTVGVTERIGSRWDVVASLSRQRMTYRTLATTPVASTRPERFSGGGVGVGYHLARGMRIGVDARGVRRESAEPGHSYTSWQIGNSVSYEF
- a CDS encoding class I SAM-dependent methyltransferase codes for the protein MANAHRTRRPVPAGRYDEVRHHYDVERSLAERLRVSTRAERLNLYRELYDELFRQVPEHPLLTLDADARRRVVASQLGFLRPLARPDGTFLEIGAGDCQLSIAMAAHVRQVFAVDVSAEITSTAVFPDNCQLIISKGCDIPVPPGSVHLAFSDQLMEHLHPDDALEQLREIYRALRPGGIYVLFTPNRLSGPHDVSKYFDAQATGFHLKEYTSVELSRLLRQVGFRRVMVPVQRPGHTALMSARPVCAVERLVGHAPGALRQRILTRTPLRKALGRIAAIK
- a CDS encoding glycosyltransferase family 4 protein, whose translation is MRICFVCGEYPPGRHGGIGSMVQTLGRALAAAGHHVRVVGIYAGRSERVDEDDHGVLVSRLAEPNGALSGPRARWALYRHVAALARDGVVDLVEVPDYQGWAAYWPALPVPVVARLNGSSSYFAVEMGRTPRRSAWHFEGRSLRRTDGVCSVSRYTAERTRALFDLGRPADAILPNPVAPAGAAAWSERDPHTVVFSGTLTPKKGVEPLMTAWPAVLAGVPEARLHVFGKDGETTAGESMRRVLEARLGAAAASVTFHGHVTREEVAAALGRARAAVFPSFAEAFAIAPLEAMATGCPTIGSALGSGPELITHGVDGLTVNPGRPSEIAEAITRLLTCEADARAYGDRGRATIEGQFTVDRLLDRNIDFYRACIDRHAAASVGRRTVVRTAAGGASPRG